The Rissa tridactyla isolate bRisTri1 chromosome 16, bRisTri1.patW.cur.20221130, whole genome shotgun sequence genome includes a window with the following:
- the HSPB7 gene encoding heat shock protein beta-7, which produces MNGKSSSAFRLERSFHRSASPADTMELFGSFVRPRGETLGFPARPGNTGTVKTLGNTYQFTVDVCDFAPEDIIVTTSNNQIEVHAEKLAADGTVMNTFTHKCQLPEDVDPTSVSSSLGDDGTLTIRAQRQPAKHADHVQQTFRTEIKI; this is translated from the exons ATGAACGGGAAATCCTCGTCTGCTTTCCGATTGGAGCGCAGCTTTCACCGGTCGGCATCGCCTGCCGACACCATGGAGCTTTTTGGGAGCTTCGTCCGCCCCCGGGGTGAGACTTTGGGGTTCCCAG CTCGGCCCGGCAACACCGGCACAGTGAAGACCTTGGGCAACACCTATCAGTTCACGGTGGACGTCTGTGACTTCGCCCCCGAGGACATCATCGTCACCACTTCCAACAACCAGATCGAGGTGCATGCCGAGAAG ctggctgcagACGGCACCGTCATGAATACCTTCACCCACAAATGCCAGCTGCCTGAAGATGTGGACCCCACATCGGTATCGTCCTCGCTGGGGGACGATGGCACGTTGACCATCCGGGCTCAGCGACAGCCCGCCAAGCACGCCGACCACGTCCAGCAAACCTTCCGGACTGAGATCAAGATCTGA